One genomic window of Borreliella burgdorferi B31 includes the following:
- the fliH gene encoding flagellar assembly protein FliH — MPKVLYKSSEVDNLVKFEFVEIAKPVFESLEIKEKEGKVYDIESQISNLKEELQLLRDEKLQLEEELAKRQELAKEEVQIESKRLIEEAKAKANEVLEAAKQEADLLQKEAIYKKESIETESNAEIERLAREYEEKLKTDLEIAIAKGREEGYSKGYESGFEDFDKVMRKLHVIIASLIAERKGILESSSGQIVSLVMQIAIKVIKRITDSQKDIVLENVNEVLKRVKDKTQITIRVNLDDLDIVRHKKSDFISRFDIIENLEIIEDPNIGKGGCIIETNFGEIDARISSQLDKIEEKFKNFSLLS; from the coding sequence TTGCCTAAGGTTTTATATAAATCATCAGAAGTTGATAATTTAGTAAAGTTTGAGTTTGTTGAGATAGCAAAGCCTGTTTTTGAATCTTTGGAAATCAAGGAGAAGGAAGGCAAGGTTTACGACATAGAAAGTCAAATCTCCAATCTTAAAGAAGAGTTGCAACTTTTAAGAGATGAAAAATTACAACTTGAGGAAGAGCTTGCTAAAAGGCAAGAACTTGCCAAAGAGGAAGTTCAAATTGAATCTAAGCGGCTTATTGAAGAAGCTAAGGCAAAGGCTAATGAAGTATTAGAAGCAGCCAAACAAGAAGCAGATCTTTTACAAAAAGAAGCTATTTATAAGAAAGAATCTATTGAGACTGAATCTAATGCCGAGATTGAAAGATTAGCAAGAGAGTATGAAGAAAAATTAAAAACAGATCTTGAGATAGCAATAGCTAAAGGTAGGGAAGAGGGATATAGCAAAGGTTATGAAAGTGGTTTTGAAGATTTTGACAAAGTTATGAGAAAATTACATGTTATAATAGCATCTCTGATTGCTGAAAGGAAAGGTATTCTTGAATCTTCGAGTGGCCAGATAGTGAGTCTTGTTATGCAAATTGCAATTAAAGTTATTAAGAGGATTACAGATTCTCAAAAAGATATTGTTTTGGAAAATGTTAATGAGGTTTTGAAAAGGGTAAAAGATAAAACACAGATTACCATTCGTGTAAATCTTGATGATTTAGATATTGTTAGACATAAAAAGAGTGATTTTATTTCTAGATTTGATATTATAGAAAATTTAGAGATCATAGAAGATCCCAACATAGGCAAAGGCGGTTGTATAATTGAAACTAATTTTGGAGAGATTGATGCGCGCATTTCTTCTCAACTTGATAAAATAGAGGAAAAGTTTAAAAATTTTTCTTTATTAAGTTAA
- the fliI gene encoding flagellar protein export ATPase FliI translates to MSNFFENYLRQVDDIETVSFVGRVQKIKGLLVESLGPQCAIGDLCLIDQRNGKKVCAEVLGFNGPYVSLMAYEGFSGIEVGNKVYSLNKGLEINLSDELLGRVIDSLGRPIDNKGSFLNNSYKELIFEKINPINRSIFEDQILTGVKVLDGFLPVAKGQRVGIFSGSGVGKSTLLGMIAKNSNADVNVIAFIGERGRELNEFIEHELGEERLKKSVLVVSTSDESPISRYKGAYVATMIAEYFREQGKDVALLFDSITRFANAKREMSLSLGEPPVAKGYPPSVFVEIPILLERSGFNGNGGSVTGFYTVLVEGDDFTEPVADNIKAVLDGHIILDRDLFDRGIYPSINVLSSTSRSIHRIMSLEKQKLIMKARNLLSIYKDYEDLIRTGIYLKGSNKDVDFAISKYPKIINFISQGINETFDFENLEDEIKEILS, encoded by the coding sequence GTGAGCAATTTTTTTGAAAATTATTTAAGACAAGTAGATGATATTGAAACTGTTTCTTTTGTTGGCAGGGTGCAAAAAATAAAAGGTCTTTTAGTTGAGAGTTTAGGGCCTCAGTGCGCTATTGGAGATTTGTGTTTAATTGATCAAAGAAATGGCAAAAAGGTATGCGCAGAGGTTTTAGGATTTAATGGTCCTTATGTTAGCCTTATGGCCTATGAAGGATTTAGCGGGATTGAAGTTGGAAATAAAGTTTATTCTTTAAACAAAGGGCTAGAAATAAATCTTAGTGATGAGCTTTTGGGAAGAGTTATTGATTCTCTTGGCAGACCTATTGATAATAAAGGGTCATTTTTGAACAATAGTTATAAAGAGTTAATTTTTGAAAAAATTAATCCAATTAATAGAAGTATTTTTGAAGATCAAATATTAACGGGAGTTAAAGTTCTTGATGGGTTTTTGCCAGTTGCAAAAGGACAAAGAGTTGGTATTTTTTCTGGTTCTGGTGTTGGTAAATCTACTTTGCTTGGCATGATTGCAAAAAATTCAAATGCAGATGTAAATGTTATTGCTTTTATTGGGGAAAGGGGTCGAGAGCTTAATGAGTTTATTGAACATGAGCTTGGTGAAGAGCGTTTAAAAAAAAGTGTTTTAGTTGTTTCAACTTCTGATGAATCTCCCATTTCAAGGTATAAGGGAGCTTATGTTGCTACCATGATAGCAGAATACTTTAGGGAGCAAGGTAAAGATGTGGCTTTGCTTTTTGATTCTATTACTAGGTTTGCAAATGCTAAAAGAGAGATGTCTCTTTCTTTAGGAGAGCCTCCGGTAGCTAAAGGTTATCCGCCTTCTGTTTTTGTTGAAATTCCAATTTTGCTTGAGAGATCGGGCTTTAATGGTAATGGGGGAAGTGTTACTGGGTTTTATACTGTTCTTGTTGAGGGGGATGATTTCACAGAGCCTGTAGCCGATAATATTAAAGCTGTTTTGGATGGTCATATTATTTTAGACAGAGATTTGTTTGACAGGGGAATATATCCTTCAATAAATGTTTTAAGTTCAACTTCAAGATCTATTCATAGAATAATGAGCCTAGAAAAACAAAAATTAATAATGAAAGCTAGAAATTTATTGTCTATTTATAAAGATTATGAAGATCTTATTAGAACAGGAATTTATCTCAAAGGATCCAATAAGGATGTTGATTTTGCAATTTCTAAGTATCCTAAGATTATTAATTTTATTTCTCAAGGAATAAACGAAACATTTGATTTTGAAAATTTAGAAGATGAAATAAAGGAAATATTATCTTGA
- a CDS encoding periplasmic-type flagellar collar protein FlbB: MNNFLSFFFRAFFLLFLIVILFFFVLFFIDFIGMYNTKRYFPEFVRTKLLGETSLVFDHNSNIILDEARLVKEREAIDIKNQQIEKLKEDLKLKEDSLNKLEFELKQKQKDLDLKQKIIDDIINKYNDEEANILQTAVYLMNMPPEDAVKRLEDLNPELAISYMRKIEELSKKEGRLSIVPYWLSLMDSKKAAILIRKMSVSSLE; encoded by the coding sequence GTGAATAATTTTTTATCGTTCTTTTTTAGGGCATTTTTTTTGTTATTTTTAATTGTTATTTTATTTTTCTTTGTATTATTCTTTATTGATTTTATTGGAATGTATAATACTAAAAGATATTTCCCCGAATTTGTAAGAACCAAGTTGTTAGGAGAAACTTCTCTGGTCTTTGATCATAATTCTAATATAATTCTTGATGAAGCTAGACTTGTGAAGGAAAGAGAAGCTATTGATATTAAGAATCAGCAGATTGAAAAGCTTAAAGAAGATCTAAAGTTAAAAGAAGACAGTTTAAATAAGCTTGAATTTGAGCTTAAGCAAAAGCAGAAAGATTTAGATTTAAAACAAAAAATAATAGATGACATTATAAATAAATATAATGATGAGGAAGCAAATATTTTGCAAACAGCTGTATATTTAATGAATATGCCACCAGAAGATGCTGTTAAGCGGCTTGAAGATTTAAATCCCGAGCTTGCAATATCTTATATGCGGAAAATTGAAGAGCTTTCCAAAAAAGAAGGTCGTTTATCAATTGTTCCTTATTGGTTATCTCTTATGGATTCTAAAAAAGCTGCTATATTGATTAGAAAAATGTCTGTTAGTTCATTGGAGTAG
- the fliG gene encoding flagellar motor switch protein FliG yields the protein MEEKKEKEILDVSALTGKQKAAILLVSIGSEISSKVFKYLSQEEIESLTFEIAKLETITSELKDNVLLEFKELMMAQEFIQKGGIDYARELLEKSLGTQKAVDIINNLGSALQSRPFEFVRRADPANILNFIQQEHPQTIALILSYLDPQKASFILSSLPTEVQTNVARRIALMDRTSPEVVREVERVLEKKLASLSSEDYTSAGGVDNVVEIINMADRKTEKFIIESLEEEDPELAEEIKKKMFVFEDIVLLDDRSIQRVLREIDGQELAKALKSVDIPVQEKIFKNMSKRAASMLKEDMEFLGPTRRKDVEESQQKIVSLIRKLEEQGEIVISRGGEEDVLV from the coding sequence ATGGAAGAAAAAAAAGAAAAGGAGATTCTGGATGTTTCTGCTTTAACAGGCAAGCAAAAGGCCGCTATTTTGTTGGTTTCAATAGGTTCTGAAATCTCTTCTAAAGTGTTTAAGTATCTTTCTCAAGAAGAGATAGAGTCTTTGACATTTGAGATAGCAAAGCTTGAGACAATTACTTCTGAGCTTAAAGATAATGTTCTTTTAGAGTTTAAAGAATTAATGATGGCTCAAGAATTTATTCAAAAGGGTGGAATTGATTATGCAAGAGAGCTTCTTGAAAAATCTCTTGGGACTCAAAAAGCAGTTGATATTATTAATAATTTGGGTTCTGCTTTACAGTCTAGACCCTTTGAATTTGTAAGAAGAGCAGATCCTGCGAATATTTTAAACTTTATTCAGCAAGAACATCCCCAAACAATTGCTTTAATTCTTTCATATCTTGATCCTCAAAAGGCTTCTTTTATTCTCTCTAGTTTGCCCACAGAAGTACAAACCAATGTTGCAAGAAGAATTGCGTTAATGGATAGAACTTCTCCTGAGGTTGTAAGAGAGGTTGAGAGGGTTCTTGAGAAAAAACTAGCTTCTCTTTCTTCAGAAGATTATACATCAGCAGGAGGAGTTGACAATGTTGTTGAGATAATTAATATGGCTGATAGAAAAACGGAGAAGTTTATTATTGAATCTCTTGAAGAAGAAGATCCAGAGCTTGCAGAAGAGATTAAGAAGAAAATGTTTGTGTTTGAGGATATAGTTTTACTTGATGACAGATCTATACAAAGGGTTTTAAGAGAAATAGATGGTCAAGAGTTGGCAAAAGCTTTAAAATCTGTAGATATTCCTGTCCAAGAAAAAATTTTCAAAAACATGTCAAAAAGAGCGGCTTCAATGCTTAAGGAAGACATGGAATTTTTGGGACCTACTAGGCGAAAAGATGTTGAGGAATCTCAGCAAAAAATTGTTTCTCTTATTAGAAAATTAGAAGAACAGGGAGAAATAGTTATTTCAAGGGGTGGTGAAGAAGATGTGCTTGTCTGA
- a CDS encoding flagellar protein FlbA: MNDLNFRKQKLNRILTIRTYFRKLSERDLMNINKKISKINQFSDGIPNILKNLNGFDDLYIRGYIDCLNYKKTQNFKILEELRKHYNKCYDVYVDKYRQEKKIKILIKNLNNSIIKNREKKESLLLDEHVNYKVCQNLRNESE; encoded by the coding sequence TTGAATGATTTAAACTTTAGAAAACAAAAGCTTAATAGAATATTGACGATTAGAACCTACTTTCGAAAGCTAAGCGAGAGAGATTTAATGAATATAAATAAGAAAATTTCAAAAATAAATCAGTTTTCAGATGGAATTCCTAATATTTTAAAAAACTTGAATGGTTTTGATGATCTTTACATAAGAGGTTATATAGACTGTTTAAATTATAAAAAAACCCAAAATTTTAAAATTCTTGAAGAGCTTAGAAAGCATTATAACAAATGTTATGATGTTTATGTAGATAAATATAGGCAAGAAAAAAAGATTAAGATATTAATAAAAAATTTAAATAATTCTATAATTAAAAATAGAGAAAAAAAGGAAAGCTTGCTACTAGATGAGCATGTAAATTATAAAGTTTGTCAAAATCTAAGGAATGAAAGTGAATAA